DNA sequence from the Devosia lacusdianchii genome:
GCAGCGTGACGCCAGCGCCTTGCAGCAGGAACCCGATATCGTTGAGGCTGAGACTGGTGTGAAACATCGTGTCGCCCCTCAGTACCGGAACAGGCGGTAGGCGAAAGCCCGCGCGCCGAGGGTGACCGCCTTGGCGATGAGGTAGTACAGCACCGCGGCGATGGCGAAGTATTCGAAGGTCCGGAAGGTCTTGACGTTGAGCTCCTGCGTCACACCGGTCAGGTCGGTATTGAGCCCGACGACCACCCCGAGCGACGTCATGAGGATGGCCCAGACCATCTGGTTGGTCATCGGATGGAACACCGCGCGGAACATCTGCGGCAGCACGATCAGCCTGAACGCACTGATCGGCCCGAAGCCGAGCGAGCGCGCGGCGCGAACCTGTGTGGCCGGTACGGCGCGCAACCCGCCGCGGAAGGTCTCGGCGAGATATCCCGCATTGTTGAAGGCGATGCCGAACAGCAGCGCGGCAAAGCTATCGAGGTGAATGCCGAGCTGGCCGAGGCCGAAATAGGCCATGTAGATCTGGAACAGCGCCGGCGTATTGCGCGCGACCTCGATCCAGGTGCTGGCGATAGCGCGCAGCGTCTTGCTGCCAGAATTGCTCATCAGAGCCAGCAGCACGCCGATGACAATGCCGATGATCATCGAAATGATCGCGATCTGCAGCGTCACCACGGCGCCTTCAAGCATTTGCGGAAGGGCCTGGAAGGCGGGGCGCCAATGGAAGGTGTAGTTGAACATTAAGGGCGCGTTCCGTTGATCAAGGCGACATCAGGATGCGGCGGCTTAAAGGTCTTCCGGTAAGTCCGGAGATGGGAGGCGCCTTGAGGACGCCTCCCCAACTGCGATCAGTAGTAGACGCCGGGAACCATCAGGTTCGGCGCTTCGCCTTCACCGACCCACTTGGCGTAGAGTTCGGCATAACGGCCAGTGCGGATCTGCTGGTTGACGAAGAGGTTCAGGTAGTTGATCAGGCCCTGCTCGTTGCGCAGCGTGATCAGGCCTACATAATCGATCTCGTAGGGTGCCTTGCCACCCATGACGAAGCCGGGGAAGTTGCCGGTGGCGATGGTCGAACCGGCGACCGTGGACGTCACCACGGTGGCGTCGATCTGGCCCTGGGACAGCGCGAGCATCACGTCTGCCTGGGTCTGGTAGGAGCGGAACGAACCAGCCGGGTCGGCCCATTCGGTGACGCTCTTCTCGAGCGCGATGGCTTCATAGGTGCCGGAGGTCGAACCAACCTTCTTGCCCTTGAGGCTGTCATAGTCGGAAATGCCCAGGCCATCCTTGGTCAGCACCACCATTTCGAAGGCGAAATAGGGGATGGAGAAGCCGACGGTCTTGGCGCGTTCCAGCGTATCCGAGGTCGAGGCTACACCGACGTCGACACGGCCCGAAACCAAAGCCGGAATACGGTCGGGGAAGGGCGTCTCGACGATTTCAGCCGTGACGCCGAGCGCGGCCGCCAGGTCATTGCAGGTATCGACGTCGAACCCGATCGGGGTGTTATTGGCGTCGCGGGATCCCATTGGCGGGAAATCCAGCACAACCGCACAGCGCAGGGTGCCTGACGCGATAATGTCGTCGAGCTTGTCGGCGTAAGCGGGCAAGGCAGTGGTCAACGAGGCAAGCGCCAGGGTGGCTGCGAGCAAGAGTTTCATGGTGGTTTCCCCTCCGTTAGAGCCGAGTGCGATCTCGACTTTTCGTATACGATATTCTAAACAGACCTGAACCGTATACGATCTCTTAAGCCCGTCAACCCCTCCGAAAGACGATGTGCGCAATTTGTCGACAGAATTGCAGGCGCGGCGATCGAGCTGCGTTGCGTGGTTGCCCGGCTAGCGATCCGGCGGCTTGCTGGGGCCCGGTAAATTGACCGGCCCAGGTGTACGGAAATCTCGCATTTCGAGCTGCCGACTCTCGGCCTGGTCCGATACTGATGCGTCATTGACACCGTTGGAGTAGCAGCCGTGCCGCTTAAGGCGATAAAGACCCCGGATCTGGGTGCCGTGCCGACGGCCTCCGACGTGATCGCCAATCACATCCGCGATGCCATCGTCTCTGGCGTGCTGGAGGAAAACGATCCGATCCGGCAGGACGATGTCGCCAAGCTCTTCAACGTCTCCAAAATTCCGGTGCGCGAGGCCCTCAAGCGCCTGGAGGCGGAGGGCCTGGTGCTGTTCCAGCGCAATAAGGGTGCCGTTGTCACCAGCATGAGCGATACAGAGTTGGCGCAAATCTTCGAAATTCGCGCCATGCTCGAATCCAACGCCATCCGCCTGGCGGTGCCGCATATGACCCCTGAGACTTTTGCGCGCGCCGAGGCGATCTGTGATGAATTCCAGACCGAATCCAATGTCGGCCGCTGGGCCGAACTGAACTGGAGCTTTCACTCCAGCCTCTATCAGGACGCCAACAGACCGTATTTGATGAACCTGATCCGCTCGGTCAACGATCGCATAGAGCGCTATATCCGGCTGCAGCTGACCCTCTCGCATGGCGAGAAAACTGCCGACCTGGAGCATCGCGCCATCCTGGATGCCTGCAAGGCCGGCGATGGCGAGCTGGCTTCTCGGCTGCTCAGCGAGCACATTGTTGCCGCCTGGCAATCATTGCTGGCAAGCCTGCCGAAACAGGGGAGATAACTGCCGCAGGCCAACCGCGTAAGAGCTGCTCTTGGACAAACCGAGAGCCATTCCTCTACCTACAATGAAGTTGATGGCGATCCCGGAGGGACTCGAACCCCCGACCAACAGCTTAGAAGGCTGCTGCTCTATCCAGCTGAGCTACGGGACCAGCTCGCGCCCCATTTAGCGCATTTTTGTCGAAAGGGAACCGCCCTTGTTTGCGGCTGTTACGAAGCGGCAAGCGATGAAGCGGGTAGGGCGGCTGGGGCAGTGCTGCCGCGCACGATCATTTCCGAGCTCAGCACCAGCCGTAGTGGCACCTGGCTCCGCGGCTGTCCCTCGATCAGGTCGATAAGCGCCGATGCCGCAATCCGGCCCAATGCTTCGCGTGGCTGGCGCATGGTGGTCAGGGGCGGGGAGAAGTGTGGGGCGACGGCAAGGTCGTCGAAGCCGATCACGGATATGTCGCGCGGGCATTCGAGCCCGTGCCGTCTGATACCCGAGAGAAACCCGATCGCTGTCTCGTCATTGGCGGCGAAGATGGCGGTCGGTCGATCGGCAAGGGCGAGGAAGCTCTCGCTGACTTTGAGCCCGCGCTCCATCTCGAAATTGCCGTCGAACAACCATTGCCGGCAGACCGGCAGGCCGGCGGCTGTCAGGGCGTCGCGAAAGCCGGCC
Encoded proteins:
- a CDS encoding transporter substrate-binding domain-containing protein: MKLLLAATLALASLTTALPAYADKLDDIIASGTLRCAVVLDFPPMGSRDANNTPIGFDVDTCNDLAAALGVTAEIVETPFPDRIPALVSGRVDVGVASTSDTLERAKTVGFSIPYFAFEMVVLTKDGLGISDYDSLKGKKVGSTSGTYEAIALEKSVTEWADPAGSFRSYQTQADVMLALSQGQIDATVVTSTVAGSTIATGNFPGFVMGGKAPYEIDYVGLITLRNEQGLINYLNLFVNQQIRTGRYAELYAKWVGEGEAPNLMVPGVYY
- a CDS encoding amino acid ABC transporter permease → MFNYTFHWRPAFQALPQMLEGAVVTLQIAIISMIIGIVIGVLLALMSNSGSKTLRAIASTWIEVARNTPALFQIYMAYFGLGQLGIHLDSFAALLFGIAFNNAGYLAETFRGGLRAVPATQVRAARSLGFGPISAFRLIVLPQMFRAVFHPMTNQMVWAILMTSLGVVVGLNTDLTGVTQELNVKTFRTFEYFAIAAVLYYLIAKAVTLGARAFAYRLFRY
- a CDS encoding GntR family transcriptional regulator translates to MPLKAIKTPDLGAVPTASDVIANHIRDAIVSGVLEENDPIRQDDVAKLFNVSKIPVREALKRLEAEGLVLFQRNKGAVVTSMSDTELAQIFEIRAMLESNAIRLAVPHMTPETFARAEAICDEFQTESNVGRWAELNWSFHSSLYQDANRPYLMNLIRSVNDRIERYIRLQLTLSHGEKTADLEHRAILDACKAGDGELASRLLSEHIVAAWQSLLASLPKQGR